One window from the genome of Bacillus sp. SM2101 encodes:
- a CDS encoding antibiotic biosynthesis monooxygenase, whose amino-acid sequence MKIYLTHGTYHYLKTKKDEFSNELIVLMQNEDQTLLLHETNRNCVFNEPRKYDVLDSEGSFPLKGYVVMNHVPVSEEGRPVFEYRFSKRPGLIDKEPGFIAMRILRPMNSDTYIIITVWHNEQSYQNWQKSNAYEKTHEKRGTPEGVDHYKSFFPRPSYLKTYFITDEDLS is encoded by the coding sequence ATGAAAATTTATCTGACACATGGTACGTATCATTATTTAAAAACCAAAAAAGATGAGTTTTCTAACGAGCTAATCGTTCTCATGCAAAACGAAGATCAAACTTTATTATTACATGAAACCAACCGAAATTGTGTCTTTAACGAACCTCGAAAATATGATGTGCTAGATTCAGAAGGTAGCTTCCCACTAAAAGGCTATGTTGTTATGAATCACGTTCCAGTATCAGAGGAAGGAAGACCTGTCTTTGAGTATAGATTTAGCAAGCGCCCCGGTCTTATTGACAAAGAACCTGGGTTTATTGCGATGCGTATTTTAAGGCCAATGAACAGCGATACATATATCATTATTACAGTATGGCATAATGAACAAAGCTACCAAAATTGGCAAAAGTCCAACGCATACGAAAAAACTCATGAAAAAAGAGGAACTCCGGAAGGCGTTGATCACTACAAATCGTTTTTCCCTCGACCTTCTTATTTAAAAACCTATTTCATCACTGACGAAGATTTATCATAA